CATGGCCGAGGAGTGGCGGCTGACGCCGGCCGGGACCGGCACGCGGGTGCGGTGGACGTTCGCCGCGGACGGTACGGCTCCGTTCCGTTTCGTCCTCGACCGCGCGCGACCGGGACTGGGACGGGCTTTCCGGGACGCGGTCACCTCCCTGGACCGGCGGCTCTCCCACCCGTAGCGCGCTGTCCGGGCCCCTGCGGCGGGGTCAGAGCGGCCAGTCGCCGGTGCGCAGCAGGGACTCGATCGCCGCCGTGTACGGCCCGATCTCGAGGCCCTGGCCGGCGAGCCAGGCGTCCGAGTAGTACTTGTCGAGGTACCGGTCCCCCGGGTCGCAGAGCAGCGTCACCACGCTGCCCCGGCGCCCCTCGGCCACCATCTCGGCGACGATCTTCAGCGCGCTCCACAGTCCGGTGCCCGTGGAACCGCCCGCCTTGCGGCCGATGGCCTGTTCCAGGGCCCGGACGGCGGCCACGCTCGCCGCGTCCGGCACCTTCATCATGCGGTCGACGGCGCCGGGCACGAAGCTCGGCTCCATCCGGGGTCGGCCGATGCCCTCGATGCGGGAACCGCAGTCGCAGGTGACGTCCGGATCGCCGGTCGTCCAGCCCTCGAAGAAGCAGGAGTTCTCGGGATCGGCGACGCAGATGCGGGTGTCGTACTGCATGTAGTGCACGTAGCGCGCGAGGGTCGCCGAGGTGCCGCCGGTGCCGGCCGTGGCGACGATCCACGCGGGCTCGGGGAACCGTTCGAGCCGCAGCTGCCGGAAGATCGACTCGGCGATGTTGTTGTTGCCGCGCCAGTCCGTGGCGCGTTCGGCGTAGGTGAACTGGTCCATGTAGTGGCCGCCGGTCTCGGCCGCGAGGCGGGCGGACTCCTCGTACATCCGCCGGGAGTCGTCCACGAAGTGGCACCGCCCGCCGTGGAACTCGATCAGGCGGATCTTCTCGGCGCTGGTCGTGCGCGGCATGACGGCGATGAAGGGCACGCCGATCAGGTTCGCGAAGTACGCCTCGGAGACGGCCGTCGAACCGCTGGACGCCTCGATCACCGGGCGGTCGGGCCGGATCCAGCCGTTGCACAGGCCGTAGAGGAAGAGCGAGCGGGCGAGCCGGTGCTTGAGACTGCCGGTGGGGTGGGTCGACTCGTCCTTCAGGTACAGGTCGATGCCCCACCGCTCGGGCAGCGGGAAGAGAAGCAGGTGGGTGTCGGCCGAGCGGTTGGCATCGGCCTGGACCTTGCGCACGGCTTCCTTCAGCCAGGCACGGTAGGCGGTGTCGCTGCGGTCGACGTCGAGGGTGGCGCCGGTGCGGGTGTGCTGGGGGGTGCTCACGTCGAGGCTCCTTACGCTGCGCGCCGACGGCGCCTCGCGCGGCCGACCCCTCGATCATAGGCACCTTCCGCACGCTTCTCACCTGCATAAACACACCTTTGACGGCCCCAAAGGCACGCCTGGGGCGTCAGGCCCGGCCCGGTGGGGGCGCATTCGCGCGAATGCTCCGGCCGCCTTCGGAAAGGGCTGGTGCGTACTGGTGCTCGGCGCGTGGTGCGGGCAGACTGCCAGCGGGCGGGGCCGGGTTCCGCCGCGGACGCACAAGGGAGCACGACACGAGCCGGCCGGTACCTGGCCCAGCGGGGTACGCGGTCCGGCGATCGAGGGGCGAGGGGGCGACGTCATGGCGGAGCCGGAGTTCAGGGCCACGGGGGTGCGGATCGGCAAGCGGCTGCGCTCACTCACCCGGG
This region of Streptomyces ambofaciens ATCC 23877 genomic DNA includes:
- a CDS encoding PLP-dependent cysteine synthase family protein, whose translation is MSTPQHTRTGATLDVDRSDTAYRAWLKEAVRKVQADANRSADTHLLLFPLPERWGIDLYLKDESTHPTGSLKHRLARSLFLYGLCNGWIRPDRPVIEASSGSTAVSEAYFANLIGVPFIAVMPRTTSAEKIRLIEFHGGRCHFVDDSRRMYEESARLAAETGGHYMDQFTYAERATDWRGNNNIAESIFRQLRLERFPEPAWIVATAGTGGTSATLARYVHYMQYDTRICVADPENSCFFEGWTTGDPDVTCDCGSRIEGIGRPRMEPSFVPGAVDRMMKVPDAASVAAVRALEQAIGRKAGGSTGTGLWSALKIVAEMVAEGRRGSVVTLLCDPGDRYLDKYYSDAWLAGQGLEIGPYTAAIESLLRTGDWPL